The uncultured Treponema sp. genome includes a region encoding these proteins:
- a CDS encoding C40 family peptidase — MEKHSKIYKLSFYFIFSLMILQGIFAAPKVSERRQKLITYSLSFVGTKYVYGGTEPETGFDCSGFIDYAVKNGAGIQLPRTANEIYNSSRVLKIDSKEKEPGDLMFFKNDPNSDRVTHIGLYCGVYRGPITEFNGKRVFVSAVSDGPKTGVQLTLISERFWKNHFFGYGRILPRTKVQAQNAKAQNAKTQNARVQKK; from the coding sequence ATGGAAAAGCACAGCAAAATTTACAAACTTTCATTTTATTTTATTTTTTCCCTTATGATTTTGCAGGGAATTTTTGCAGCCCCGAAAGTTTCAGAAAGAAGGCAGAAACTCATAACGTATTCACTTTCATTTGTTGGAACAAAATATGTTTACGGCGGAACAGAGCCTGAAACAGGATTCGACTGCAGCGGATTCATAGACTATGCAGTTAAAAACGGAGCAGGCATTCAGCTTCCGAGAACCGCAAACGAAATTTACAACAGCAGCCGCGTGCTAAAAATCGATTCAAAGGAAAAAGAGCCGGGCGACTTGATGTTCTTTAAAAACGACCCGAACTCTGACCGCGTAACACACATCGGACTTTACTGCGGAGTTTACCGCGGACCAATCACTGAATTCAACGGAAAGCGCGTTTTCGTTTCGGCAGTAAGCGACGGACCAAAAACAGGAGTTCAGCTTACATTAATCAGCGAGCGTTTCTGGAAAAACCATTTCTTTGGATATGGAAGAATTCTTCCGCGCACAAAAGTACAAGCTCAAAATGCAAAAGCTCAGAACGCAAAAACGCAAAATGCAAGAGTACAAAAAAAGTAA
- the murA gene encoding UDP-N-acetylglucosamine 1-carboxyvinyltransferase, with translation MYEYKIEGGFPIKGTIKASGNKNAALPCIAASLLTSEKVILRNIPEIEDTGVMLLILQSFGAKVEKLSENTWEINASEISRNDIPPELSKKIRASILFAGPLLARTGKAIMPPPGGDVIGRRRLDTHFLALEELGARVSIDRKFEFSANKLVGSDIFLDETSVTATENAVMAAVLAEGSTEITNAASEPHVQDLCNMLNAMGAKISGVGSNILKIEGVKKLKGCDFSIGPDFMEIGSFIGLAAATHGSIKIEGVRVNDLRPLRISFNKLGIRWDVEDNILTVSADQEMKVNTDLGGMIPKIDDSPWPGFPPDLTSIMTVVATQVEGTVLIFEKMFESRMFFVDKLISMGARITLCDPHRAVVAGPSSLHGEHLVSPDVRAGMAMVIAALCARGESRISNVYQIERGYENLVERLKSLGAHIEKIDIA, from the coding sequence ATGTACGAATATAAAATAGAAGGCGGTTTTCCGATAAAGGGAACTATAAAAGCAAGCGGAAACAAAAATGCAGCTCTTCCTTGCATCGCGGCTTCCTTGCTTACTTCCGAAAAAGTTATTTTACGAAATATTCCAGAAATTGAAGATACAGGCGTTATGCTTTTGATTTTGCAGTCGTTTGGCGCAAAAGTTGAAAAGCTTTCTGAAAATACTTGGGAAATAAATGCTTCTGAAATATCGCGCAATGATATTCCTCCTGAGCTTAGCAAAAAAATCCGCGCTTCAATTCTCTTTGCAGGACCTTTGCTTGCCCGCACTGGAAAAGCTATAATGCCGCCGCCCGGTGGAGACGTTATTGGCCGCCGTCGTCTTGACACTCACTTTCTTGCGCTTGAAGAACTTGGCGCGCGTGTTTCAATAGACAGGAAATTTGAATTCAGCGCGAATAAGCTTGTTGGCTCTGATATTTTCCTTGACGAAACTTCCGTTACTGCCACAGAAAATGCAGTTATGGCGGCTGTTCTTGCGGAAGGCTCAACAGAAATTACAAATGCTGCCAGCGAGCCTCACGTTCAGGATTTGTGCAATATGCTGAATGCGATGGGCGCAAAAATTTCAGGAGTCGGTTCAAATATTTTAAAGATTGAAGGCGTGAAAAAACTCAAGGGCTGCGATTTTTCAATTGGCCCGGATTTTATGGAAATTGGTTCGTTCATTGGACTTGCCGCCGCTACTCATGGCTCTATAAAAATTGAAGGCGTCCGTGTAAATGATTTGCGTCCGCTTCGGATTTCTTTTAACAAGCTTGGAATTCGCTGGGATGTTGAAGATAACATTCTTACAGTTTCCGCAGATCAGGAAATGAAAGTGAACACAGATTTGGGCGGAATGATTCCAAAAATTGATGACAGTCCTTGGCCGGGATTTCCGCCGGATTTGACTTCGATTATGACTGTTGTTGCAACCCAAGTTGAAGGAACTGTTTTGATTTTTGAAAAAATGTTTGAAAGCCGAATGTTCTTTGTGGACAAGCTTATAAGCATGGGCGCGCGCATTACACTTTGCGATCCTCACCGTGCAGTTGTCGCGGGTCCGAGTTCTCTTCATGGCGAGCATCTTGTTTCTCCTGATGTCCGTGCTGGAATGGCAATGGTTATCGCGGCTCTTTGTGCTCGTGGAGAAAGCCGGATTAGCAATGTGTATCAGATTGAACGCGGCTACGAAAATCTTGTGGAACGCTTAAAATCACTTGGCGCGCATATAGAAAAAATAGACATCGCTTGA
- the pflA gene encoding pyruvate formate-lyase-activating protein, which yields MQGYIHQLESFGSVDGPGVRFIIFFSGCPLRCKYCHNPDTWDMAKGKLYTADELLNEALSCKSYWGAKGGITVSGGEPLMQLDFLLELFTKAKEKGVNTCIDTAGGPFTKEGEWFEKFKKLMEVTDILLMDIKHIDEEEHIKLTGRTGKNIVEMFCYLDEIKKPIWIRHVLVPGITDNDEYLLRTRDFIRTLSNVQRVEILPYHGLGAMKYKDLGIDYVLKDTESPSAERVANAKKILECEKYDGWKK from the coding sequence ATGCAGGGATATATTCATCAGCTGGAATCTTTTGGTTCTGTGGACGGACCGGGCGTTCGCTTTATAATCTTTTTTTCAGGCTGTCCTTTAAGATGCAAATATTGCCACAACCCGGACACTTGGGACATGGCAAAGGGCAAGCTTTACACTGCGGACGAGCTTTTGAATGAAGCTTTGAGCTGCAAATCTTATTGGGGCGCAAAAGGCGGAATCACTGTTTCAGGCGGCGAGCCTTTGATGCAGCTTGATTTTTTGCTTGAGCTTTTCACGAAGGCAAAGGAAAAAGGAGTCAACACCTGCATCGACACTGCTGGCGGTCCGTTTACAAAAGAAGGCGAATGGTTTGAAAAATTCAAAAAGCTTATGGAAGTTACAGATATTCTTCTGATGGACATCAAGCACATCGACGAGGAAGAACACATAAAGCTTACCGGCCGCACTGGAAAAAATATAGTCGAGATGTTCTGCTATTTGGACGAAATTAAAAAGCCAATCTGGATTCGCCACGTTCTTGTTCCGGGCATTACAGACAACGATGAATATCTTTTGCGTACAAGAGATTTTATCCGCACACTTTCAAATGTTCAGCGTGTGGAAATTCTTCCTTACCACGGACTTGGCGCAATGAAATACAAAGACCTTGGCATTGACTATGTTTTAAAGGACACAGAAAGTCCTTCCGCGGAACGTGTGGCAAATGCGAAAAAAATCCTTGAATGCGAAAAATACGACGGCTGGAAAAAGTAA
- a CDS encoding epoxyqueuosine reductase QueH: MNYQIELEKILSSLKQNTPMENRPKLLLHACCAPCSSYVLEFLASFFDITILYYNPNIFPEEEYKRRLEELKKFLPEFFPAKENSVKLVEDCYIPQEFYDAIKIKENPELATEPEKGERCRRCYKFRLKRAFEFAKKNNFDYFCTTLSISPFKDSEKINQIGKELSECANGKPKWLFSDFKKKGGFLRSLELSKEFSLYRQQYCGCIFSAENSNKTRAQQEKTEA; the protein is encoded by the coding sequence ATGAATTATCAAATCGAACTTGAAAAAATTCTTTCATCTCTAAAGCAAAACACTCCAATGGAAAACAGGCCAAAACTTTTGCTTCATGCTTGCTGCGCGCCTTGCTCATCTTATGTTTTGGAATTTCTTGCTTCATTTTTTGATATAACAATCTTGTATTACAATCCAAATATTTTTCCAGAAGAAGAATACAAAAGACGGCTTGAAGAACTAAAAAAATTTCTTCCTGAATTTTTTCCAGCAAAAGAAAATTCTGTAAAGCTCGTGGAAGATTGTTATATTCCGCAGGAATTCTATGACGCAATAAAAATCAAGGAAAATCCAGAGCTTGCCACAGAGCCAGAAAAAGGAGAACGCTGCAGAAGATGCTACAAGTTCAGGCTGAAGCGCGCTTTTGAATTTGCGAAAAAAAACAACTTTGATTATTTTTGCACAACGCTTTCAATAAGTCCATTTAAAGATTCAGAAAAAATAAATCAAATTGGAAAAGAACTTTCTGAATGCGCAAACGGAAAACCAAAGTGGCTTTTTTCTGACTTTAAAAAGAAAGGCGGTTTTCTTAGAAGCCTTGAGCTTAGCAAAGAATTTTCACTTTACCGGCAGCAATATTGCGGCTGCATTTTTTCCGCAGAAAATTCTAACAAGACTCGCGCACAACAAGAGAAGACGGAAGCATAA
- a CDS encoding HD domain-containing phosphohydrolase translates to MNENDDVLIEIIPFIQELIPGIPAALVLFLAKAAFLISICALFAFIVFGLALHFKRKISAKRYLKDLPVSKDLEKIEPELRKKLFNLVRQCVVLGSVIDSYTNRKSNSKKVSMIVFSLLKDKEPLERILFYAAAMVYDAGYLEFKQSLFHSEVLSRKEEIFLRTHVARGLFQLDFVPYEYKNIFWEAAFFHHENQNGTGFPDGLNGDEIPFVARLIHLTEDYVSLVRQDGYKKSLSRKKALEELKKVSFKYDPELLLLLEKTLLARKK, encoded by the coding sequence ATGAACGAAAATGACGATGTTCTGATAGAAATTATTCCTTTTATTCAGGAGCTGATTCCGGGAATTCCTGCCGCTCTTGTTTTGTTTTTGGCAAAGGCAGCTTTTTTAATTTCTATTTGCGCGTTGTTTGCTTTTATTGTTTTTGGTCTTGCCCTTCATTTTAAAAGAAAAATTTCAGCAAAAAGATATTTAAAGGATCTTCCAGTTTCAAAAGACTTGGAAAAAATCGAGCCTGAACTTAGAAAGAAGCTTTTTAATCTTGTGCGTCAATGCGTTGTTCTTGGCTCTGTAATTGATTCTTATACAAACAGAAAATCAAATTCTAAAAAAGTCAGCATGATTGTATTCAGTCTTTTAAAAGACAAGGAACCTTTGGAGCGGATTCTTTTTTATGCGGCGGCAATGGTTTACGATGCGGGTTATTTGGAATTCAAGCAGTCGCTTTTTCATTCGGAAGTTTTAAGCAGAAAGGAAGAAATTTTTTTGAGAACTCACGTTGCAAGAGGACTTTTTCAGCTTGACTTTGTTCCCTATGAATACAAAAACATATTTTGGGAAGCGGCGTTTTTTCACCATGAAAATCAAAATGGAACTGGATTTCCTGACGGCTTGAATGGAGACGAAATTCCTTTTGTGGCGCGTCTTATTCATTTGACGGAAGATTACGTTTCTCTTGTGCGGCAGGACGGATATAAAAAATCTTTGTCCAGAAAAAAAGCGTTGGAGGAGCTGAAAAAAGTTTCATTTAAATATGACCCGGAGCTTCTTTTGCTTCTTGAAAAAACTTTGCTCGCCCGCAAAAAATAA
- the fabV gene encoding enoyl-ACP reductase FabV has product MIIKPMIRSNMCINAHPIGCAKETENQINYVIAQKAKRGTKTLAEGGKAPKTVLVLGCSTGYGLASRIAAAFEYGADTIGVSFEKQPTQVKGGTPGWYNNMAFDKAAEKAGLKAKTFNADAYSDECRAEVIKQLKDWGAKADLVIYSLASPVRTDPDTKVMYRSVIKPINQVYSGASLDMMTGKITQASTQPAEGDEIPNTVKVMGGEDWERWIKQLSEADVLADGCRTLAYSYIGPSLSHPIYRDGTIGEAKKDLEKRAHNIDAALKAKGGAAYVSVNKGLITRSSSVIPIITQYLGVLFKIMKKQGTHEGCIEQMERLFAERLYTADGKVPVDSENRIRMDDWEMDPKVQDEVNKVMPAVTEENVNELVDLDGIRHDFLIINGFDVDGVDYNKEVTDMTKIEY; this is encoded by the coding sequence ATGATTATTAAACCGATGATTCGCAGCAATATGTGTATCAATGCCCATCCAATTGGCTGCGCAAAAGAAACTGAAAATCAGATTAATTATGTTATAGCTCAGAAAGCCAAGCGCGGAACAAAGACTTTGGCGGAAGGCGGAAAAGCTCCAAAAACTGTTCTTGTTCTTGGATGCTCTACAGGCTACGGACTTGCAAGCAGAATTGCAGCCGCTTTTGAATACGGAGCTGACACAATCGGAGTTTCATTTGAAAAACAGCCTACACAGGTAAAAGGCGGAACTCCTGGCTGGTACAACAACATGGCGTTTGACAAGGCCGCAGAAAAAGCCGGATTAAAAGCAAAGACTTTCAATGCGGATGCTTACAGCGATGAATGCCGCGCGGAAGTTATAAAGCAGCTTAAAGACTGGGGCGCAAAAGCTGACCTTGTTATTTATTCATTGGCAAGCCCTGTACGCACAGACCCAGATACAAAAGTTATGTACCGTTCAGTAATCAAGCCTATCAATCAGGTTTATTCCGGAGCATCTCTTGATATGATGACTGGAAAAATTACTCAGGCTTCAACACAGCCAGCGGAAGGAGATGAAATTCCGAACACTGTAAAAGTAATGGGCGGCGAAGACTGGGAAAGATGGATTAAGCAGCTTTCAGAAGCGGATGTTCTTGCAGACGGATGCCGCACTTTGGCTTATTCTTACATCGGACCTTCTCTTTCTCATCCAATTTACCGCGACGGAACAATCGGCGAGGCAAAAAAAGATTTGGAAAAGCGCGCGCACAATATTGATGCCGCTCTTAAAGCAAAAGGCGGAGCTGCTTATGTAAGCGTCAACAAGGGACTTATTACTCGTTCATCTTCAGTTATTCCGATTATCACACAGTATCTTGGAGTTCTTTTCAAGATTATGAAGAAGCAGGGAACTCACGAAGGATGCATTGAGCAGATGGAGCGTTTGTTTGCTGAGCGTCTTTATACTGCCGACGGAAAAGTTCCTGTAGATTCAGAAAATAGAATCCGCATGGATGACTGGGAAATGGATCCAAAAGTTCAGGACGAAGTAAACAAAGTTATGCCGGCTGTTACAGAAGAAAATGTAAACGAGCTTGTTGACTTGGACGGAATCCGCCATGACTTCTTGATTATAAATGGCTTCGATGTTGACGGCGTTGACTACAACAAAGAAGTTACAGACATGACAAAAATCGAATACTAA
- the thrS gene encoding threonine--tRNA ligase produces the protein MAVDEKLQTIRHSCAHVMAEAVLNLFPGTKIAIGPAIENGFYYDFDFPEGHKVCAEDFASIEREMRKIISGNHDFIRKEVSKAEALELFKDQPYKEELIKELPEGEVITTYEQDGYLDLCRGPHVANTKEINQQSFKLMSIAGAYWRGDVKRPMLTRIYAVCFYKPNDLKDYLTMLEEADKRDHRKLGVQLDLFHLDPEDPGQIFWHPNGWTMYVTLQDYMREKIRKDGYMEVNTPAIMPRTLWERSGHWGHYQKNMFVTESEKRMFAIKPMNCPGALEIFNSRVRSYKDLPMRLAEFGHCVRNEPSGTLHGIMRVRGFVQDDAHIICTEDQIESEVSKFCRLLLDVYKDFGFDKNLLVKLSTMPEDHVGDLETWQHAEKALAAACNSAGMEYEIQPGEGAFYGPKLEFTLIDALGRQWQCGTIQLDYQLPSAERLNAEYIGADNQKHHPVMLHRAVLGSLERFLGILIENYAGVFPAWLSFEQAAVVPVAPEFNSYAEKVADELKSLGVRANAYTDDSNMKNKIKNISTEHRTPYILVVGEKEQGENSVTCRFRFSSKIPQKTFSLKEFEDYVLDKIRTHYNGI, from the coding sequence ATGGCAGTTGATGAAAAATTACAGACAATACGCCACAGTTGTGCGCACGTAATGGCAGAAGCAGTTTTGAATCTTTTTCCGGGAACAAAAATTGCAATCGGTCCTGCGATAGAAAACGGATTTTATTACGATTTTGATTTTCCGGAAGGACACAAAGTTTGCGCGGAAGATTTTGCTTCAATAGAAAGAGAAATGCGCAAAATTATTTCTGGCAACCATGATTTTATCCGCAAAGAAGTTTCAAAGGCAGAAGCTCTTGAGCTTTTTAAAGATCAGCCTTACAAAGAAGAGCTTATAAAGGAACTTCCAGAAGGCGAAGTTATAACAACTTATGAGCAGGACGGCTATCTTGATTTGTGCCGCGGTCCTCATGTTGCGAACACAAAGGAAATAAATCAGCAGTCATTTAAACTTATGAGCATTGCAGGCGCTTATTGGAGAGGAGACGTAAAACGTCCGATGCTTACACGCATTTATGCAGTTTGCTTTTACAAGCCGAATGATTTGAAAGATTATCTTACGATGCTTGAAGAGGCAGACAAACGCGATCACCGCAAGCTTGGCGTGCAGCTTGATTTGTTCCACCTTGATCCGGAAGATCCAGGTCAGATTTTCTGGCATCCGAATGGCTGGACAATGTACGTAACTTTGCAGGACTATATGCGCGAAAAAATCCGGAAAGACGGTTATATGGAAGTAAATACGCCGGCTATAATGCCTCGCACTTTGTGGGAGCGTTCCGGCCACTGGGGACATTACCAGAAAAATATGTTCGTTACTGAAAGCGAAAAGCGAATGTTTGCAATCAAGCCCATGAACTGTCCTGGTGCGCTTGAAATTTTCAATTCAAGAGTACGCTCTTATAAAGATTTGCCGATGCGTCTTGCGGAATTCGGACATTGCGTTCGTAATGAGCCAAGCGGAACTTTGCATGGAATTATGCGTGTTCGCGGATTTGTCCAGGATGATGCGCATATTATCTGCACAGAAGATCAGATTGAAAGTGAAGTTTCAAAATTCTGCCGTTTGCTTCTTGATGTTTACAAGGACTTTGGATTTGACAAAAATCTTCTTGTAAAACTTTCCACAATGCCTGAAGATCATGTTGGCGATTTGGAAACTTGGCAGCACGCGGAAAAAGCTTTGGCGGCGGCTTGCAATTCAGCGGGAATGGAATATGAAATTCAGCCTGGCGAAGGCGCGTTCTACGGACCTAAGCTTGAGTTTACGCTTATAGATGCTCTTGGCCGTCAGTGGCAGTGCGGAACAATTCAGCTTGACTATCAGCTTCCAAGCGCGGAACGTCTTAACGCTGAATATATCGGCGCGGACAATCAAAAGCATCATCCTGTAATGCTTCACCGCGCAGTTCTTGGTTCGCTTGAACGTTTCCTTGGAATTCTGATTGAAAATTATGCTGGCGTTTTCCCGGCTTGGCTTTCGTTTGAACAGGCGGCGGTTGTTCCAGTTGCTCCAGAATTCAATTCTTATGCTGAAAAAGTTGCTGATGAACTAAAATCGCTTGGCGTGCGTGCAAATGCTTACACAGACGACAGCAACATGAAAAACAAAATCAAGAACATTTCAACGGAACACAGAACTCCGTATATTCTTGTTGTTGGAGAAAAAGAGCAGGGAGAAAATTCCGTCACTTGCCGCTTTAGATTTTCATCCAAGATTCCGCAGAAAACATTTTCTCTCAAGGAATTTGAAGATTATGTTTTGGACAAAATCAGAACGCATTACAACGGAATTTAA
- a CDS encoding LacI family DNA-binding transcriptional regulator has product MKSAVTQNDVAKEAGVTRSMVSYVISGNSDRSVAPETRKRILDAIERLGYRPNKAAQALQQGDVGFAANKLGVVLCASETFLRPYYAEILSGIHLEAHEQNFQVSFIRFFHELKNPVLFNSLIHEEEIGGLILVATDQCLKTDEDKKIIDKIKERLSKIVCVEFQYEGLSSVMFDRQATAQRATEYLIQKGFSEIGYIGEDDDRVHGVQLALAEKNLDAKRDSFFIAETFDMSGGFKAVDSFPADKKIPRAIVCGSDEVAIGVLRGLSKKNISVPGDVAIISIDNIEISEYTCPPLTTMNVQKKAMGEQAVKMIVSGTAGKDENAIKIMLPSSLVVRESC; this is encoded by the coding sequence ATGAAATCTGCGGTTACTCAAAACGATGTCGCAAAAGAAGCCGGCGTAACACGGAGCATGGTAAGCTATGTTATAAGCGGAAACTCTGACCGTTCAGTTGCTCCAGAAACACGCAAAAGAATTTTGGATGCAATCGAGCGTCTTGGCTACAGACCGAACAAGGCGGCGCAGGCTTTGCAGCAAGGCGATGTTGGTTTTGCGGCGAATAAGCTTGGCGTTGTCCTTTGCGCTTCCGAAACTTTTTTGCGTCCGTATTATGCGGAAATTCTTTCTGGAATTCACCTTGAAGCCCATGAGCAGAATTTTCAGGTGAGCTTTATAAGATTTTTCCATGAGCTGAAAAATCCGGTTTTGTTTAACAGTTTGATTCACGAAGAGGAAATCGGCGGACTGATTCTTGTTGCGACAGATCAGTGCCTGAAAACTGACGAAGATAAAAAAATCATCGACAAAATAAAAGAGCGTCTTTCTAAAATTGTCTGCGTTGAATTTCAGTACGAAGGCTTGAGCAGTGTTATGTTTGACAGGCAGGCAACTGCGCAGCGGGCAACAGAATATTTGATTCAAAAAGGTTTTTCAGAGATTGGATATATTGGCGAAGACGATGACCGCGTGCATGGAGTTCAGCTTGCTTTGGCTGAAAAAAATCTTGATGCAAAACGGGACAGTTTTTTTATTGCTGAAACTTTTGACATGAGCGGCGGATTCAAAGCGGTAGATTCTTTTCCGGCTGATAAAAAAATTCCACGCGCAATTGTCTGCGGTTCTGATGAAGTTGCAATTGGAGTTCTTCGCGGCTTGAGCAAAAAAAATATTTCTGTTCCAGGCGATGTTGCGATAATCAGCATAGATAATATTGAAATTTCAGAATACACGTGTCCGCCTTTGACCACGATGAATGTGCAGAAAAAAGCAATGGGCGAGCAGGCTGTAAAAATGATTGTTTCTGGAACGGCAGGAAAAGATGAAAATGCGATTAAAATTATGCTTCCGTCTTCTCTTGTTGTGCGCGAGTCTTGTTAG
- the pepT gene encoding peptidase T, translating to MEDKLKIKSSLLERFLKYVKIWSESDSQKADSGIMPSTSGQNEMASVLRAELKSLGLENVQTTEHCYTYGILPANGSAESSICLLAHIDTSEEVSGKNVNPKIHENYSGGKIILCGTELDPKKDSALSLAAKNGETIITSDGTTLLGADDKAGVAEIVSCLEYFLSHPELKHPAIEVIFSPDEETGHGMDKVPLELLKSKCAYTVDGGHIGELETECFNAFRSDVVFKGNATHTGTARGTMVNAISMASSFVANLPAGERPETTDGRQGFFAPISIEGSIEESKVSLLLRDFSADGMEKRKSTVELLAKTVSELFGGKAEVLHTQQYLNMKENLDKNPKVAERLVSAYKASGIEPVFTPIRGGTDGSRLTEMGIPCPNIFTGGHNFHSRNEWASLDQMIKAVEVLVHLCCGE from the coding sequence ATGGAAGATAAATTAAAAATAAAAAGCTCTTTGCTTGAGCGGTTTTTGAAATATGTAAAAATTTGGAGTGAAAGCGATTCACAAAAAGCCGACTCTGGAATTATGCCCAGCACTTCCGGCCAGAACGAAATGGCTTCTGTTTTGCGCGCTGAATTAAAATCGCTTGGGCTTGAAAATGTTCAGACAACGGAGCACTGCTATACTTACGGAATTCTTCCTGCGAACGGCTCTGCGGAATCTTCGATTTGCCTTCTTGCGCACATAGACACTTCCGAAGAAGTTTCCGGGAAAAATGTAAATCCAAAAATCCACGAAAATTATTCAGGCGGAAAAATTATTCTTTGCGGCACGGAACTTGACCCAAAAAAAGATTCAGCTCTTTCTCTTGCGGCAAAAAACGGCGAAACGATTATAACGAGCGATGGAACAACTTTGCTTGGCGCGGATGATAAAGCCGGCGTTGCGGAAATTGTTTCATGCCTTGAATATTTTTTGAGCCACCCGGAACTAAAGCATCCTGCGATTGAAGTTATTTTTTCCCCGGATGAAGAAACTGGACACGGCATGGATAAAGTTCCGCTTGAGCTTTTAAAGTCAAAATGCGCTTACACTGTGGACGGCGGACATATCGGCGAGCTTGAAACGGAATGCTTTAATGCTTTCAGAAGCGATGTTGTGTTCAAGGGAAACGCGACCCACACTGGAACTGCGCGCGGCACAATGGTAAACGCAATCAGCATGGCTTCATCATTTGTTGCGAATCTTCCTGCTGGAGAACGCCCGGAAACAACAGACGGCAGGCAGGGATTTTTTGCGCCGATTTCAATTGAAGGTTCTATAGAAGAATCGAAAGTTTCTCTTTTGCTTCGTGATTTTTCTGCGGACGGGATGGAAAAAAGAAAATCCACGGTTGAGCTTCTTGCAAAAACTGTTTCTGAACTTTTTGGTGGAAAGGCTGAAGTTTTGCACACGCAGCAATATTTGAACATGAAAGAAAATCTGGACAAAAATCCGAAAGTCGCAGAGCGGCTTGTTTCAGCGTATAAGGCAAGTGGAATTGAGCCGGTTTTTACTCCGATTCGCGGCGGCACTGACGGTTCACGGCTTACAGAAATGGGAATTCCTTGCCCGAACATTTTTACAGGCGGACATAATTTTCATTCGCGCAATGAATGGGCTAGCCTTGACCAGATGATAAAAGCGGTTGAAGTTCTAGTTCATCTTTGCTGTGGCGAATGA
- a CDS encoding exodeoxyribonuclease III yields the protein MKFISWNVNGLRAVMGKNFMEAFSSLDADFFCLQETKLQAGQIQMELPGYHQFWNYAEKKGYSGTAIFAKHEPICASYGIGIAEHDTEGRVITLEYEKFFLVTVYTPNSQDELRRLEYRMKWEDDFRAYLKTLAQKKGVIVCGDMNVAHEEIDIKNPKTNRHNAGFTDEERGKMTELLSSGFTDSFRHFYPDTAEVYSWWSYRFHARERNTGWRIDYFLVSDSIKDKMTGAKIHTEIMGSDHCPVELDMEF from the coding sequence ATGAAATTCATTTCGTGGAACGTGAACGGACTTCGAGCCGTTATGGGAAAAAACTTTATGGAAGCGTTCAGTTCGCTTGACGCGGATTTTTTCTGCCTGCAAGAGACAAAGCTCCAGGCCGGGCAGATTCAGATGGAGCTTCCAGGCTATCATCAGTTCTGGAACTACGCCGAAAAAAAAGGATATTCAGGAACCGCGATTTTTGCAAAGCACGAGCCGATTTGTGCAAGCTACGGAATCGGAATTGCCGAACACGACACGGAGGGGCGCGTAATCACTCTTGAATACGAGAAATTTTTCCTTGTGACGGTCTACACGCCGAATTCTCAGGACGAGCTTCGCCGCCTTGAATACAGAATGAAATGGGAGGACGACTTCCGCGCATATCTAAAAACGCTAGCGCAAAAAAAAGGCGTGATTGTATGCGGAGACATGAACGTTGCCCACGAGGAAATCGACATCAAAAATCCAAAGACAAACCGGCACAACGCGGGATTCACGGACGAAGAGCGCGGAAAAATGACAGAGCTGCTTTCATCAGGATTCACCGACAGCTTCCGCCACTTCTACCCCGACACCGCCGAAGTCTACAGCTGGTGGTCGTACAGATTCCACGCCCGTGAGCGCAACACAGGCTGGCGGATCGACTATTTTCTCGTTTCCGACAGCATAAAAGACAAGATGACCGGCGCGAAAATCCACACGGAAATAATGGGAAGCGACCACTGCCCGGTCGAGCTGGACATGGAATTTTAG